The segment GCCGAACGGTGCTGTTCGCAACGCACTATCTCGATGAAGCCGACGCGTACGCGGACCGCATCGTGCTGGTGCGGCACGGCAAGATCGTCGCCGACGGCAGCGCCGCCGAGGTGAAGAACCTGGCGGCAGGACGCACCGTCACCGCCACGCTGCCCGGCGTCGACCAGTCGATGTTGCTCTCTCTGCCAGGAGTGGACCGCGTCGAGACGCGCGGCGATCGGGTGATCGTGCACGGTCGCGACTCCGATGCAGTGGCCCGATACCTGCTCAACGACGCGCACGCGACCGATCTGGAAATCGTCTCGCGCAACCTCGAGGACGCATTCCTCGCCCTGACCACCGATTCAGAAAACGACACAGCCGAAAACGAACTCGCCGGGAGCATCCGATGACCACGACCACGCCGTCCACGACCACCCGCACACCTGCCAGAGCTGTTGCCTGGGGCGGCTTCTCGCCCACATTCCTCCGACTCGAGATCCGCAGGCTCTTCCGGAACAAGCGAACTCTGATCTTCACCTTGGTGATGCCGCCGGTGTTCTTCGTCATCTTCGGCACGCAGTCCGACTACCGGACCAATTACCCTTTCGCGCACGGAAACGTCACCGGCTACATCGCCATCAGCATGGCCGTCTACGGCGCGATGCTCGCCACCACCAGTGGGGGAGCGATGGTCTCGGTCGAACGAGCTCAGGGGTGGAGCCGGCAGTTGCGGTTGACCCCGCTGAAGCCCGTCGCCTACATCGTCACCAAGGTCCTCGTGGCCATGACGATGGGTGCAGCCTCGATCGTCGTGGTGTTCGTCGTCGCGAAGTTCCTCGGGGCGGACATGCCGATCTGGGTGTGGATCGTCAGCGGTCTGATCGGCTGGATCGGCTCGGCGGTGTTCGCCGCATTCGGACTGTTCATGGGCTACCTGCTGCCGTCGGAGAACGTGATGCAGATCCTCGGACCCGTGCTCGCGTTCCTGGCGTTGGCGGGCGGACTCTTCGTTCCTCTCGGTGACAGCGGCTGGTTCCCGATGCTGGCCCAGTTCACCCCGCTCTACGGGCTGGCCACCGTATCCCGGGCCGCGTTCGCCGGGACCGAAACCGGAACGTTGCTGATCGCCGTGATCAATCTGGTGGTCTGGGCGACGATCTTCATCGCCGGCGCGGCGATGCTGTTCCGGAGAGACACCACGCGTGCTTGAGACCGAAACCGCTGATCGTGTCGCCCACAGGGATACCGTGGGCGACATGACCACGTTCACCGCCGACCTGCCGGAGGGGCGGGTCTGGCGGTTCGGCTGGATGTTCGGAGCCATCTGGCTGATCTACCTGATCTACCCGCTCAACGAGATTCTCGCTCTGGCCTCGGTGGCGGAACGGGTCGCCGGGATCGTTGCGATCGTCTGTTTCGGTGCGGTGTTCACGACCACCTTCTGGCGTTTCCGCAACGGCCATCGTCGAGGGAATCCGTTACCCACGTCGCAGGCATGGATCGCGCTCGGGGGGATGGTCGCCCTGACCGTCGCGATGAGTGCCCTGGTGGGAACTACCGGCTTCGGCGCCACCGTCTACATTGCCGTCCTGGCGATGATGACCCTGCCCGTCCGACACGCGTGGACGTTGGTCGCGGTGATGGTGGTGATCGTAGAACTGGCACCGCGCCTGATCTCGTCCTGGGTGCCCGACACCTTCTTCGCATTCCAACTCCTGATCAGCGCGGCCGCGGCATGGGGAATCACCCAGGTCTTCCAGCGCAATCACGAATTGGCCGTGGCCAGGCAACAATTGGCAGATCTGGCCGTCGTGGCCGAACGCGAGCGCATGAGCCGGGACGTGCACGACATCCTCGGCCATTCCCTGACCGTCATCACCGTCAAGAGCGAACTGGCCGGCAGGCTCATCGAGATCGACCCCGCCCGAGCGGCCGTGGAGATCGCCGAACTGGAAACCCTTGCCCGGCAAGCACTTGCCGATGTGCGCAGCACCGTCGGGGGCATGCGGCAGGTCGACATCGGATCCGAATTGGCCAGTGCACGAACGGCATTGAACGCTGCGGGAATCGACGCCGATCTTCCCGGTGACGCCGACGTGGTGCCACTGCGGCACCGAGAACTGTTCGGTTGGGTGATCCGGGAAGCGGTGACCAACGTGGTTCGACACTCGAGCGCGCGACAGTGCCGGGTGACACTGACGGCATCGAGCATCTCCATCGTCGACGACGGAGTGGGACCGGCAGACAAGCAGTCCGGCGG is part of the Rhodococcus sp. SBT000017 genome and harbors:
- a CDS encoding ABC transporter permease — protein: MTTTTPSTTTRTPARAVAWGGFSPTFLRLEIRRLFRNKRTLIFTLVMPPVFFVIFGTQSDYRTNYPFAHGNVTGYIAISMAVYGAMLATTSGGAMVSVERAQGWSRQLRLTPLKPVAYIVTKVLVAMTMGAASIVVVFVVAKFLGADMPIWVWIVSGLIGWIGSAVFAAFGLFMGYLLPSENVMQILGPVLAFLALAGGLFVPLGDSGWFPMLAQFTPLYGLATVSRAAFAGTETGTLLIAVINLVVWATIFIAGAAMLFRRDTTRA
- a CDS encoding sensor histidine kinase, with translation MTTFTADLPEGRVWRFGWMFGAIWLIYLIYPLNEILALASVAERVAGIVAIVCFGAVFTTTFWRFRNGHRRGNPLPTSQAWIALGGMVALTVAMSALVGTTGFGATVYIAVLAMMTLPVRHAWTLVAVMVVIVELAPRLISSWVPDTFFAFQLLISAAAAWGITQVFQRNHELAVARQQLADLAVVAERERMSRDVHDILGHSLTVITVKSELAGRLIEIDPARAAVEIAELETLARQALADVRSTVGGMRQVDIGSELASARTALNAAGIDADLPGDADVVPLRHRELFGWVIREAVTNVVRHSSARQCRVTLTASSISIVDDGVGPADKQSGGNGLRGLGERVAAAGGALTIARVPTGGFKVEVHGE